Proteins found in one Ischnura elegans chromosome 11, ioIscEleg1.1, whole genome shotgun sequence genomic segment:
- the LOC124168524 gene encoding CLIP domain-containing serine protease 14D-like isoform X1, with the protein MAGKTLGGAYLAAAVVIIASTLWDYSDALNFPVELGETCTNPDRMRGTCIGIRSCPPLLSALQAKPLPQSTLDFLRRSQCGFQGRDPLVCCPSTNPPPGSSTTPPPASDNEVTEDVRSHPNLRLLRLDICGPVSEDRIINGQEASLMELPWMALLGYTVRSGSPFKCGGSIINERYILTAAHCVTRLQSNLRLVSIRVGEHNLSSPIDCQVDEESETQICTPNPQNIQVEQVIPHPRYVGKPNLQYDVALVRVSRPIDFTHDAVRPICLPVELGLQTQNLVGKKVVVSGWGATEKLQPSPVLLKVSVPVMSYPDCSDAFRGVVPISRVTQLCAGGVRNGGDSCSGDSGGPLTYFGQIQTSTRTIQHGIVSYGPKNCGSPGQPGVYTRVGHYMKWILDNMKA; encoded by the exons TTAATTTTCCAGTGGAACTCGGGGAGACTTGCACGAATCCGGACAGGATGCGCGGAACTTGCATCGGCATCCGGAGCTGCCCGCCGCTCCTGAGCGCCCTGCAGGCCAAGCCACTGCCGCAGTCCACCCTGGACTTCCTGCGCCGCTCGCAGTGCGGCTTCCAGGGCCGGGACCCCTTGGTCTGCTGCCCCTCAACAAACCCTCCGCCCGGGTCTTCGACGACGCCGCCGCCGGCCAGTGACAACGAAGTGACGGAGGACGTGCGCTCGCACCCCAACCTGCGTCTGCTGCGGCTCGACATCTGCGGCCCCGTGTCCGAGGATCGCATCATCAACGGACAGGAGGCCAGCCTGATGGAGCTGCCGTGGATGGCGCTACTCGGATACACAGTCC GATCTGGATCCCCGTTCAAGTGCGGTGGCAGCATCATCAACGAGCGATACATCCTGACTGCTGCTCATTGCGTCACTCGACTCCAAAGTAACCTGCGGCT ggtATCCATTCGAGTTGGAGAACACAATCTGTCGTCTCCCATCGACTGCCAAGTGGACGAAGAGAGCGAgactcaaatttgtactccaaaTCCTCAGAACATTCAAGTTGAGCAAGTCATCCCTCATCCTAGATACGTTGGAAAGCCGAATCTGCAATACGACGTTGCTCTTGTCAGGGTTTCCCGGCCAATAGATTTCACCCATG ATGCTGTGAGGCCCATATGCTTACCCGTTGAGCTGGGATTGCAGACGCAAAACCTCGTCGGAAAGAAGGTGGTCGTGTCCGGCTGGGGAGCTACAGAGAAAC TTCAACCGTCTCCTGTGCTGCTCAAGGTTTCCGTGCCCGTGATGTCCTACCCGGATTGCTCCGATGCCTTCCGCGGTGTGGTGCCCATCTCGCGCGTCACCCAGCTCTGCGCCGGCGGCGTCCGCAACGGCGGAGACTCCTGCTCCGGCGACTCCGGAGGCCCGCTCACCTACTTCGGCCAGATCCAGACGAGCACGCGCACGATACAGCACGGTATCGTCTCCTACGGACCCAAGAACTGCGGATCTCCGGGACAGCCGGGAGTGTACACGCGAGTCGGTCACTATATGAAGTGGATCCTGGACAACATGAAGGCttag
- the LOC124168524 gene encoding serine protease easter-like isoform X2, protein MAGKTLGGAYLAAAVVIIASTLWDYSDALELGETCTNPDRMRGTCIGIRSCPPLLSALQAKPLPQSTLDFLRRSQCGFQGRDPLVCCPSTNPPPGSSTTPPPASDNEVTEDVRSHPNLRLLRLDICGPVSEDRIINGQEASLMELPWMALLGYTVRSGSPFKCGGSIINERYILTAAHCVTRLQSNLRLVSIRVGEHNLSSPIDCQVDEESETQICTPNPQNIQVEQVIPHPRYVGKPNLQYDVALVRVSRPIDFTHDAVRPICLPVELGLQTQNLVGKKVVVSGWGATEKLQPSPVLLKVSVPVMSYPDCSDAFRGVVPISRVTQLCAGGVRNGGDSCSGDSGGPLTYFGQIQTSTRTIQHGIVSYGPKNCGSPGQPGVYTRVGHYMKWILDNMKA, encoded by the exons TGGAACTCGGGGAGACTTGCACGAATCCGGACAGGATGCGCGGAACTTGCATCGGCATCCGGAGCTGCCCGCCGCTCCTGAGCGCCCTGCAGGCCAAGCCACTGCCGCAGTCCACCCTGGACTTCCTGCGCCGCTCGCAGTGCGGCTTCCAGGGCCGGGACCCCTTGGTCTGCTGCCCCTCAACAAACCCTCCGCCCGGGTCTTCGACGACGCCGCCGCCGGCCAGTGACAACGAAGTGACGGAGGACGTGCGCTCGCACCCCAACCTGCGTCTGCTGCGGCTCGACATCTGCGGCCCCGTGTCCGAGGATCGCATCATCAACGGACAGGAGGCCAGCCTGATGGAGCTGCCGTGGATGGCGCTACTCGGATACACAGTCC GATCTGGATCCCCGTTCAAGTGCGGTGGCAGCATCATCAACGAGCGATACATCCTGACTGCTGCTCATTGCGTCACTCGACTCCAAAGTAACCTGCGGCT ggtATCCATTCGAGTTGGAGAACACAATCTGTCGTCTCCCATCGACTGCCAAGTGGACGAAGAGAGCGAgactcaaatttgtactccaaaTCCTCAGAACATTCAAGTTGAGCAAGTCATCCCTCATCCTAGATACGTTGGAAAGCCGAATCTGCAATACGACGTTGCTCTTGTCAGGGTTTCCCGGCCAATAGATTTCACCCATG ATGCTGTGAGGCCCATATGCTTACCCGTTGAGCTGGGATTGCAGACGCAAAACCTCGTCGGAAAGAAGGTGGTCGTGTCCGGCTGGGGAGCTACAGAGAAAC TTCAACCGTCTCCTGTGCTGCTCAAGGTTTCCGTGCCCGTGATGTCCTACCCGGATTGCTCCGATGCCTTCCGCGGTGTGGTGCCCATCTCGCGCGTCACCCAGCTCTGCGCCGGCGGCGTCCGCAACGGCGGAGACTCCTGCTCCGGCGACTCCGGAGGCCCGCTCACCTACTTCGGCCAGATCCAGACGAGCACGCGCACGATACAGCACGGTATCGTCTCCTACGGACCCAAGAACTGCGGATCTCCGGGACAGCCGGGAGTGTACACGCGAGTCGGTCACTATATGAAGTGGATCCTGGACAACATGAAGGCttag